In the genome of Impatiens glandulifera chromosome 6, dImpGla2.1, whole genome shotgun sequence, the window aactTATGATTACTCATATACATAGTTTTTGGACAGGATTTTCAATTTGGTTGTATTTTTTGtgattaaatgaaataatgacagttgttttactttttaaaaatagaaataaaaaagatttgAAATGTAAAGAATTTACTTTAAACAAATCCACACTAAATATCTAATAacatttttaccaaaaatattctcctcatattatcataattatcctaattaaatatgatattatatcaATTTAGCAatctaatattaaaaactaattttaccATACAATTTaggaaaaatatcaatttaataaatataattaatgattaattttgtttttgggaAGTAAgatcatattataaattttatatgttttaaaacccTATATAATGGAGCATATCAAGAATAGTAATAgatgtagaaaataaaaatagagcaATGGTGTCAAAAACAAGCAGAGGTCGCCAAAGGATTCCTCTTTACAAGATCGAGGATAATGGTAGGCGTTCTGTAACTTTTTCGAAACGTAAATATGgaattttaaagaaatcaagTGAGCTTTCTACTTTATGCGGATCGAACATGGCACTAATCTTGTTTAGTGAAAGCGGAAGAGCATACTCTTTTGGTAATCCTAATACAAATGTGATATTTGATCGATTTATGGGTGTTGTGCCCGAAAGGGTGTTTGATTCAACATTCCATGAACTCCTCGAGGCTCAAAAGGCTCCGCATGTTCCATATATGGAAGCTCAAATAATGGAGGCTGAAAAGACACTCGCTCAAGAGCAACATGTGGGAAAAACATTGTCACTAGAGATGACCGAACATGCTAAGGGAAAGTGGTGGGAGCAACCAGTTAAGGAGATGAACTCAGTGCAGTTAAAAAGGAGGAAGGATAAGATGGAGGAACTAAAGATGGTCTTTGAACAAGAGAAGGAGTTGAAGATGGCGACAGAAAATCCTTTGTTTTTGTTGGCTATGACTAGTCAAAacccaatttatttttaaattttcttgaACTTGTTTGTATCAATATGCTCTAAGAATTTCATTACAACATGTTTTTCTAGATTGCATTTCTATCTTTGAATGTTGGTGGCACATGCCTTATATTATAATAGTAGTTTGAatggtttgttttatttatatttaattaaactttttaataatatatctaGTTATTATTAGATGTTCTCACTCACTtttaatagtatatattattttgtatagccaacacaaatttttttaagaagagaaactaaattaattaaatgattgttatagaaataatatatatatatatatatatatataaatatatatatatttatatatttaaatgatttgtttTGTCCCTGTATGTGAGGGAACATGAATTCTGTAACAAAGGAATATATCCCCTCAAAAATATCATacacaatttttaattaaataatgcaaataataataactacaAAACATGGATGTATTTATGCACCTTGTTGCGTTCAAACAAAGTCTCATATAGCCCAATCTGAATAGAAGCCTATTTTATTCAGAAGAATATTTTGAACTAAGAAATCTCGTTACCTTTGGTTGTGAAAATCTGGGGAGCAAACATTCATTTAAGGATCCaataattaaagttaatttgacatgaaagaataaataaataaaataataggtaGCTGACAAGAATCGAACAAAGTGtgatttaaaaatgtttttacactaaataataaataactaatttaactagttaattattcattataaaatattatttaaatataaaaacaaataaacacaatttaaaatatattaaaaaacattaaataaccTTTACAAACAtcatctttaatttaaaatatagtttatttcGTGGATAATTTTTAAAGAGGCTgtcatttattttcaaaacaagTTATTAAGGAAGAACATTAATTGTCAAGCCTATATCGAAATCGAGTTGGAGAtttcttctaatgatttgaGAATTGCTTGAGGGGAGATTTCAGATAAGGATTTAAAAATGAGACGAACTGTGTTTGAAACTATTTTTATagaggagagagagagtaaaACTTTTAAGGAGATCAAACGAGTTCGGTTAGATTGAAGTTTATAATGTCGGTCTTTAGTTAGAAATAATTTGGAGATAGCTCATGAATGAAATACACTAATATTGGGCGTGTAATTCCTCGTTTGAATCAGATGCATATATAAGCTAATTGATTATTGCTTGATTTCCGATGAtttctttcatttctttctcCCCTCGTCGCGTCGGCGATGACTTTTGGTTTTGAaggtaaaaaagaaaaattacacAATAAATGTTGAGAGTGAGATAAAAGATTTACTCCCTTAAACAACATGGAATGAAGAATGATGGGCTTGTTagttatgattaattataagATATGAGTTGACGTTGGCTTGATATCTTCCTTTGATGTGGCGAATTGAAAAACGATGTCTGAGAGGAAATAATTTGGTAGGATTTaactaatcaaaatattttaatatattttaatagtcattaatttaacattaataatgattttgttattatttaagttaGTTCAACCAGTAGACTCCACCTATTAAATgatttatgttaataaaaattaaattaacctaCGTGTCTAGATTAGATGTTAAAATTTAACATcgttaatgtttttatttcgTTTAGATAAATACGACACAATTTACAAAAACGTGGATGGAAACGACAATTATGTCcagacaaatttgaaaaattaacacctcattaataatattcttattattatatatatatatatataatttaatataatatatatataaagaaaatgaaaaaaaatttataattttttaaattatttttctttaactctccttcacaatttattataaaattaaaaaaaatatgtctatcaataataataattattcaaataaaatatataattgttagttgtattgtattgtatttaattaaaaactataataatCTTTTGAATACTATGAGAATGagtttgatataatatataatatataatatataatatataatatataatatataatatataatatatatatatataaaatgatgattaatttttaaaatattcgaattgtcgggtcgagagtttaAAAGTCTATAAATAAGGTTCGAACTTGcgacctaacaaaaacaagtacaactctttaagcaactaagctaataatactttatattttaaaatcaacaccaaatttgatgaacgcggaaaattttaaccatataggttcaactttttaactaattaatatatatatggtcgagagctgtgattaatttgaatatatatgtgagagtaatggatacttggatcggattttgggttgacccgcccataaacttaaaatggtaaaaaaataaaattaaaaatactatcacatttttaccgtaataattttttcacaatttttttattatttctcgtgcgaaatacatgctagtttaattaaaaactataatattaatcattttttttattttgttatcatTCACCTTGTTTGAAATTGAACCATTATAAGACATATTTTTAAGGAATAAATATTAGACCTGTGTACTTGTATTAACTGTTTC includes:
- the LOC124943729 gene encoding agamous-like MADS-box protein AGL62, with the protein product MVSKTSRGRQRIPLYKIEDNGRRSVTFSKRKYGILKKSSELSTLCGSNMALILFSESGRAYSFGNPNTNVIFDRFMGVVPERVFDSTFHELLEAQKAPHVPYMEAQIMEAEKTLAQEQHVGKTLSLEMTEHAKGKWWEQPVKEMNSVQLKRRKDKMEELKMVFEQEKELKMATENPLFLLAMTSQNPIYF